GGAATTGGCCATTATCCGCCAGCCGCTCCTCCTCGCCTGCCTGGAGCGCCTGGAGCGCTTCCTCTTCACTCGCGCCCAAGCGGTGACCACCATCTCCGGGGCCATGGCAGCCAGAATTATTGATAAGGGGGCGCCACCGGAACGCGTGCATCTCCTGCCCAACTGGGCCGACCTGGAGGACATCAAACCGGGAAACCGCAAAAATACCTTGAGACAGGAATTGGGGTTTAAGGACGAGGTTATAGTCCTCTACGCCGGGAACATGGGAGAGAAACAGGGGCTGGAAGTTATCCTGGAGGCAGCCAGCCTGACCCGCCATAACTCCGGCCTCCGGTATATTTTGGCAGGGGAGGGGGCTGCCCGGAAACGTCTGATGGAGCAAGCCCGGAAATTATCACTTGATCAGGTGCGTTTCTTGCCTTTACAATCGCAGGAGCGGTTTCCTCTTCTGTTGGCCGCAGCCAACATCCATTTGGTGGTTCAGAAGCATAAGGCTTCGGACCTGGTAATGCCCTCTAAACTGGGCAACATTTTGGCCGCAGGTCGACCGTTTATTGCCACGGCCCTGTCGGATACTGAACTTGGCCGGGTTACCCTGGAATCCCAGGCCGGTCTTCTGGTTCCTCCCGAAGCTGCCGGCCCCTTGGCCCAGGCCATCGTGGCCCTGGCCGGGGATAGGGATATCAGGAGAAAAATGGGGATTAAAGCTCGTAATTATGCCGAAGACCGGCTGGGTCGTGATAAAATTATGGCAGCCTGGGAAGATTTGCTTTATGGTCTGGTGCACCAGGCAAAGAATAAGGCTTGTGCAGATTAGACGCTGATGAGATAAGGTAAGGGCGGAAGGTTATCGCCTAAGATGCGGTCAGCCAGGAGAGTCACGAGTGTTGGAGGGGCGAGGCATTTTCAACGAATACCGCTGGATCATCTCCCGGGTGCAGTGGCTCCTGGACGGCATCGTGGTGGTATTGCTGTTGTTCCTCGTCTGCTGGGCCTATGGGGAAACCTTTCGGTTGAGATGGCAAGCGGTTAGCCTGATCACCTTTTTCTTAACCATCATGGTCTTCCGGGCCGCCCAGCTCTATCAACCCTGGCGCGGCGCTAATTTAATGCGCCTGGTGAGCCGGGTGTTTCTGGCTTGGATTGTGATCGCCGCCATCCTCTTGACCCTGGGCTTTCTCACCAAAACTTCTGAACACTTCTCCCGGAAAGTTCTCCTCACCTGGATACCTCTGGTTCCTTTGGCCCTGGTGGTGCTGCGTCTAAAAGTATATTGGGGCTTGCGGTGGCTTCGGCAGCAAGGCCGCAACAGCCGCACTGTGGTCATAGCCGGCGCTGGTGACTTGGGGCGGCGTCTGGCGAAAAATGTGGTGGACACGCCTTGGCTGGGGATGCGCCTCCTGGGGTTTTTCGATGATCGGGTTACGGAGACAATCCACCTGGATCACCACGATTATCCGATGTTGGGCAACCTGGACGACATGATCGGGTTTGTCAAACAGCAAGAGATCGTCATGGTCTACCTGGCACTACCCTTGCGGGCCGAAGACCGCCTCCGGGAAGTGGTGGAGGCCCTTCAGGACACTACCGCCTCGGTCTATTATGTACCGGATGTCTTCATTTTCTCCCTGTTATCGGCCAGCTTCACCGATCTACGCGGCATACCGCTCGTTGCCCTGTGGGAAACTCCATTTTTCGGGGTCAACGGCTGGGTCAAGCGCGCTGAAGACCTGGTGCTTGCCAGCCTGATCCTCATCCTGGTGTCGCCCCTCCTCCTCTTCATCGCCTTGGGGGTAAAGTTGTCGTCGCCTGGTCCCATAATCTTCAAGCAGCGGCGCTACGGCCTGGATGGCCATGAGATCATAGTCTATAAATTCCGCACCATGAAAGTATGTGAAGATGGCCCGGAAATTTGCCAGGCGACCTCGCACGACCACCGGGTGACACCCTTCGGCAAGTTTTTACGCCGCACCAGCTTGGATGAACTGCCCCAGTTTTTCAATGTCGTTAAGGGCACCATGTCTATCGTGGGCCCCAGGCCTCATGCAGTGGCACATAACGAATATTATCGGCGTCTCATTCCGGGGTACATGTTACGGCATAAGGTCCGACCCGGCCTCACCGGCTGGGCCCAAATCAACGGCTGGCGGGGCGAAACGGAAACCCTGGAAAAGATGGAAAAGCGGGTGGAATACGACCTGGATTATCTGCGCCGCTGGTCTCTCTGGTTCGATTTGAAGATTATCCTCCTCACCATCTTTCGAGGCTTTAAAGACAGTCACGCCTATTGAGCTTCAATCTCACTCGCGTAAGGACCTCACCCCGGCCAGGCTACTCCCCTCACTATCAAAAAATTAGTGAACCTCCAGGTGGCGTGGAAGCCAACTAATCCAGTGTATTGGCAATCGCTGGAGAAAGGCCCCTGCACCGGGCTTCTGACCGACTAGGTCCGTCTGCTCCATTTTAAGAGAATCGTTTTCCTCAGGTCGAAGAGGTTTTCACCTAAGGCGCAGACCATGATGTATGACACCATTCGACTGGGGTTCTGCCGGTAAATTCCCTGGAGCTGTCTCCAGAACTGCCATCGGTAAGCCGGCCAAATCCCTTGACGCCAGATGAGCTTTATCAGGGTAAATAATTTTGTTATCGTTACCCTGAGGGCGACAGGGGGACTTTGAGACGACTGGGTTTTAAAGATCGTCTTCGGTTGGCCTTGAGATGCCAGGACTCGCCGGGTTGGCCGCATGTTGAGGAAGTAACGGTAAGTGCGCGCGAGGTAAGCGGTAGGTTCATACAAGCGATCAATACCCCGGACGAATTCTGCCAGGATCTCTTCTCGAGGGCGGGTGGGCAGGTAGTTGAACCCCATACCACAGGTATCACCGCTGGTCTGGCCGTGGAGCAATCGGCCTTCTTTTTCCAGACGCTCCCACAACCTGGTGTGGGGGAGCGGTTCCAGGATATTTAACATCACTAAGGGGATGGCATATTCCTCCACAAACCGGGTGATGCGATCTATAGTGCCGCTCTGTTCCCCATCAAAACCAATGATGAAGCTGCCGACCAGGTTGAGCCCATTGGCGTTGATCGTGGCCAGGGACTCCCCCAGGGGATTGCGCAAATTTTGATATTTCCCGGCCGCGCGCAAAATGTCCGGTTCCGGGGTCTCCACCCCTAAAAAGACGAAAGCGAAGTTGGCCGCAGTCAAAAGGTCGATCATCTCTTGGTCCTGTCCAAGATTCACCGAAGTTTGGGTCCAGAAACCAAAAGGCTCCCCGTGTTCCTGCATCCAGGGAATCAGTCGTTTCAAGATAGCCCGGGCATGATCCTTGTTGCCGATAAAATTATCATCACTAAAAAAGACTTGTCTGCGCCAACCCAGGCGGTAGAGGGTTTCCAGTTCGGCAATGACTTGGTCGGGATCTTTATAACGGGGGATGCGGCCGTAAAGGCTGACGATGTCGCAGAATTCGCAATCAAAGGGGCAGCCCCGGCAGGTTTGGATTCCCAATATGGCATAGTCGTCAAACCTGATCAGGTCAAAGCGGGGTATTGGGGAACTGGTCATCTCCGGCCTTTGTGCCGCTTCGATCACTACTCCAGGGGTCCCTTGCTCCAGGGCTGCCAACAGGCTATGAATGAGGTTTTCCGCTTCCCCCCGGACCAGAAAATCTGCTCCCGCGTCCAGCACCTCTTGGGAGAGGGAGGTAGCATAGGGACCTCCCACCACCACAGTTTTGCCCCGGTCTTTGGCCTCCCGTACCAGGCTGAGAATACCCTCGCCCTGAATTATCATGCCGCTAATCATCACCAGGTCGGCCCATTGCCAGTCATCAGCCGTTAAGGTGCGAACGTTTAAGTCCGCCAAACGGAAATTCCAGGTCTCCGGCAACAGAGCCGCCACGGTCAAGAGCCCCAGGGGCGGCAACAAGGTCTCGTGGCTGCCAAGCTTACAGGTTTCGGCCATGGACCAGAAAGAAGGCAAAAACGTGGGTTGGATAAGAAGAACCTTCATATTTTCCTGTTTTCACGAATTAGTTTTGCGTGTGGGAGTTATGGTTTTGGGTCAACCAATGGCGCATATCAATAACGCGGATATGCTGATCTACGGGAAAGCTAATGAATTTGGGGTCGGAAAGCAAGGCAAAATTGTGGCGATCGGCCGTTAGCTGCTGGATTTGCTCATCAAACGGGGCAAAAAAGGGAACCCGATCCTGCTCTGCCAGACCCCGGGAGGTTCCCGGGACATAAGGTCTGTCATAAGGAAAGAGAAAGTCGCCGCCCTTCAAGAAGGCTGGGGAAAAATGACGATCATCGACGATAAGAAAAGCAATGCCGTACTTCCGGCAAAAGTCCACCACCACCTGGGGATCGGCGGCATAATAGGCCTGAAAGAAATCATGCAGGCGAGGGTTGAGCCTGGCCCAGTAACCCCGGCTCCAGGGGTGGGCCAGTTCATAGGTGGCAAAGGCCCGGCGCCGGGCAAAGGTGGGAATGGTGTCCATCAGATTGGGATGGCCCGCAATGAGGGCATCCTTGGGGGTGGAGGCCATGGCGTCATAAAGGGCGCGGTAGGCCGAGTAATCTTTGAGCCCGACCCCTTCCAGGCGCCAGGCGCCCAGGCTGGCGGCCGCCACCAAGGCCAGAACTGCCAGATAGCGGGGCCAGCGCTCCACCTGGAGCGCCGCTTGTAGCCCCAAGGCCAAGAACAGGCAATAAAAAAGGTTCAAAGTATATATGAGGTAACGGTCGGGGAGGAATAACTGTAGCAGGAAGAGCCGAGCCAGGAAATAAAGGACCAGGGAGGCAAGGCACAGATACCAGGCGGGTTTGAGGCGTTGCCACAAGGAGCGCCAATCCCGCCGCCCCGCTCCTACCACCGTCAGGGCCAACAGTGCCACACAGACTAGGCCGCCAGCCACCGGGCCCCATTCCCGGAATGGCGGAATGAATTCCCAGGGACTGACGAGTTCCCATAGGAGCGAGGGTTCTGGCAAGATGCGGTAACGTCCATGCGCGTAAAACTCGGGGTGGTGGACCATCTCCCGGGCCCATACAAGAGGGCCGTAACCGTCGGTGCCGAACTGAAGATTCATGGCGAAAACTAGTGCAGCTCCCAGGCCCAGGATCACAAAGTGGGCTGCTGAAGCCGGGAAAGGCGGGGGACTGTCTTTGCCAAAACGCGCCAGGAGACAGGCCAGCAGCACCGCCGGCGCTGAGACCATGAATATGTAAGGGATGAAAAGGGCCTGAAGCATGAGTGCCGTGCCCATAACTCCGGGTTGCTCCTCCTGCCAGCCCAGCCAGAATAGGGCCAGGAGCGGTGCAGCGAAGGCGCGAGCCAAGCCTCCCGCCAGGTTGTCCAGGAAGAAGGGCATCAGCCAGTAGACGGCCACCATCATCCAACCCAGGCGGCGTCCCGCCAGGCCAGTCCCGATCTTAAAGAGACAAACGGCCAGGCAGATGAACAGTATTCCCGGGAGAATTTTGGCAAAGTAAAGCGGTGGCACCCCCCAGGAGGCCACCCAATAGAGGCCCTTTACTCCCCAGGGGACGTATTGCCGGGCATAGCCGGTGAGGAAGTCGCTCACAAATAGGGCCGGGTCCTGCCACTGCTGCATCCAATAGATTTGCTGGCGAACATCATCATTGATAATGTAAGGATTGGTTAGAGCGGGGAAGTGCGCCAGAATAAAGATGACCCCGGACATCAGGGCCACTGCCAGTTCGGGCCATGGGGCCGTGGTCCGCCCGGCCTGGTGATCTGAAGCTTCAGATGGGTTTTTCAAAGACGCGGAAGACCTTATAACGCTCGCCGCCAAGGGCCATGATAACCTTGATCCAGTGTTTGAGATTGGCCGGGACCAAGGAAAAGTCGGCCATCTCACAGGGAGTATATTTCACCAGATGAATATAGCCACGCAAAATCAGGGCAATATGCAGTCGTCGACGCTGGTAAGGTTGACTGATCCCCACTACGAGGGCCCTGATCTTGTGGACTGGCCGATACTTAGCCCAGTAAAGGAGACGGAGTTTGCCCCAAAGAGTGAGACGTCCATTTAATTTGCGGATGAGTGGATTGAGGTCTGGCAAACTAATGCCAAAACCTGCGACACGGTTATGGTCCAGAAGCACGTGGGCCATTTCTGGCCGCAAGCATGGCTTGACCAGTTCCAGCATTTCATCGAACTGTCGCCGGGTCAGTGGCACATGGCCCCAATTGGGTTCCCAGGCCTCGTTGAACAAGTGAAAGACTTCATCGGCCCGCCTGTCAACCTCTTTCGGATTATAGGTCACGACCTCTATATCTTGTCCACGCATAATGTTAGCATACTGGCGTTCCATCGCCTCCAGGTCAACATTCCGGTTGGTGATCTTGTAGGCATGCCAGTCCATGGCCGGGACAAACCCTACCGAGGTCAAGAGGCCCTCGTAATAAGGGGGATTATGGGTCTGAAAGAGGACCGGCATGGAGTCAAACCCCTCCACCAGCAACCCCATCTCATCATAGATGCTAAAGTTCAACGGTCCGACCAGATGGGTTTTGCCTCGCTCGCGCAGCCAGTCAGCCGCCGCGTCGAAGAGGCGCCTAGCCACATCCTGGTCCTGGATGGACTCGAAGAACCCGAAAAAACCAGTTTCAAGTCCGTGATACTGGTCATGAAGCCGATTAACGTGGGCGGACAGACGACCCACGGGCTTACCGTTTTGAAAGGCTATAAAGTACTGGGCCTCGCCGATTTCAAAGAAAGGCCCGCGCTGAGGGTCCAGAAACGCGCGCTGCTGAGACAGAATAGGGGGCACCCAGAATGGGTCCCCCTGATAGATCCGCCAGGGCAGGCGGAGAAATTCCCATAAGGCCGCGTTATCTTCAACGGGAGAAACCGTAATCTCCCCGGTTAACCTCATCAATAGGCCTCTATTTGGATTTGTGCAGGACGATGCGAGCTTTCAGACCTTCTTTCAGGGCCAGATCAGGGTTGGGAACCGTTAACTCAACCTCATAGTAGGCCGGCTGATCTATGCTAGGGGTACCGCTAGCAATGGGAGACCACGATATACGGCTCACCTTGGCCTGAAATTTTCGTCCCGGCAAGGAGTCCAGGGTCACCTCGGCCTGATCCCCGACCTTGATTTGGAGTGCCTCAATTTCAAAAGCCTGGCCTCGCACCAGCATAGGGTTCATAACCCCCACTTGAAAGGCGGCCGGCAGAGGGGGAAGTTCAGCATTAACTCGGACTTCAGGATTAACCCAGATGATATTGCCGCTTATGGGTGCCTTCAGGGCTACTTCCCGAGGAACCTGGCCGGACTTTACGGAACTGCCCAGCAAACGACTCAAGATCTCCCGGTCTTGCTGGGCCAGTTCGCGGTCTTTTTGCAGCTTCTCCTGGAGAGTTGTCTTTTGTTTCTCGGCAAATTGCACTTCCCGATTGGACTGGGCCAAGCTCTGGGCGGGGGCTAACTGTTTCTGGACCAACTGAGAAAGTTCCTGTTGTTTGGATTTTAACGGAACCAGCCCCCGATCCACTTCGGCCAGTTTGGTCTCCATTTCGGGAATTTGCGGCGGCGAGAGACGCTGTTGAATCATCAGGCGCGATTCCGGAGCCAGTTGATAGGTCGCCAGGATTTGGCCTGCTTCAACCAGTTGTCCGGAGTGCACCCGCAGGGATGTAATGATCCCCTTAAAGGGCAGATCGACTTGCCGTCTCAGGGAACAGGACAATTTCCCGTTGAAGATTATGTCGGACTCCCCGGGGGTGGGAGCGGGGGGAGGCGGGGCAACCGCTTTTTCAGCGGCATAACTCACCCCTAAGCTCCCAAAAAATAGGATGACGGCTAAAGCCCAGCCCCCCACTCCCCACCACTTACTTCTGCCAAGAGTTTGCATCAACATAGGTATTGCCTAAGTCTCCCGAAAGTTCTCGGAGTTTCAAAACCGCCAAGTCATACCCCATGTTTGCGCCCAATGTTTCCTTTTGGGCTGCTATAACCTGCTTACGACTTTCTAAGGAAACCGGCAGGGTGACCTCTCCTGATTGATAACGGACTTCATTCTGGTTAGCCTTGAGCCGGGCCAATTCTTCCCTGGATTGGGCTATCTTAAGGGCCACGCTGCTCGCTTGAATAACATCCGTTTCAGTTAACCATTTGCTCTCAAGAGAATTCTCCTTCTCTTCTTTGATGGCATCAACCTGTTTCAAGACGGCTTTTTGGCGGGAGATGTTGCGGATCCGTTTGAATCCATCCCACACCGGGATCTCGAGTCCGAAGGCTACGTAAAGGCCATTCCCGGTGGTTGCATTTAAGGGATCGGGAGTCTGGGTGCTGAACAGAAGGTTGGGGATCACCTGGGCCTTGGCCAACAGGATCTTATAGCCCTGAAGTTTCTTTTGGATATCTACAACCTTAATGTCATAAGAGCTTTTCTTGGCTTGCTCCAAATTAGCGGTGGCCGGATTGAAGTTGCCCAGCACCTGATGCCGAATGTCTCGCAAATCGGGACTGAACTCCGCAGCAGGGGGCAACCCCAAAAAAAGCTTCAAGCCAGCCAAAGTTCGTTTCTCGGATAGGTCGATTTGTTCAAGCTCGTTCTGAGACAATAGCAATTCTTGCTGGGCTACCTTGGCTTCCAGGGAAGTGCCCGTTCCGATGCTCAAGCGGTTTTCTGCAAAGGTGAGAATCTCTCGGTTCAGACTAATTAACGCTTTCTGATAGACTTTTTGCCTCTTGAAATTGTCCAGATTGAGATAATACCGGCCCAGGTTCTCTATACCCTTAGAAATACCTTGGAGATGACCCAAAATTGCCATTTGTGTGGCCAACTTTTGAGCCTGGAGGCTGTAGTAAGTGCCAAACGGATTATATGGATCCATCGAGAAACTGAGGCTATAAGGCCTGGAACCTGTATTTTCAGGGCGATTGACATAATACAATGTGCGGAACGTCAGAGGAGGAACCATTCCATAGCGGCTGTCGGTTTCGTCCATCCGCCTGATGTCAATTTCCACGGAACTCTTGGTAAAAGCAGGAGATTGGTTTATGGCGATCCTGACGCTATCATCAAAAGTCAATGATTTTAACGAGGTCAGAACCTGGCTATCTGGTTTCAGTTCGGCACCCAGGACCGGCCCGCACCACGTTATCACGCCGGTAGCCGCGACCAATAGCACGGTTATTACAATACAGACTTTGGCGATGATTACGGCGATCCAGGGGCTGAACTCAGGGAGGATGTGGCGGTGACCCCGTACCGTTGCAACAGGGTTAGCCATAGCGTTCAGAGAACGAGCACCATTGCCGGCTATGGTGACGACAAGCCATCGAGGTTTCCAGAAAAGCTGTCTCATTGTTCATAAAGTGCGCCGTCTCGTATTGAGCAAATCCGGGTGCATCTGGCTGCCATCTCGGGATCATGGGTGACCACTATCATGGCGGTCTTGCCGTCACTGACAATTTCCCCAAAATGATCCATAACCTGGTGACCATGGGTGCGATCCAGCTGACCGGTGGGTTCGTCAGCGAGGATGACCTGGGGTTGGTTGACCAGGGCTCGGGCCACTGCCACCCTTTGGCGTTCACCTCCGGAAAGGCGATTGGAGGAGTGATGCATCCGGTGTCCCAGATTTACCCGTTCCAGGGCGGCGATAATTCGTTCGGGACGATCTTTCCGCTCAACTCCGGCATAGATCAGGGGGAATTCCAGATTCTCAAAGACAGTGGAGTTTTCCAAGAGATCGCAGCTCTGAAAGACAAACCCGACGCGGTTGCGGCGAAATTCTGCCTGGGCGGTGCGATCCAGGCCGAACACATCTTGCCCCCCCAAAAAATATGAGCCGCTGCTGGGAAAGAGAAAAATGCCGAGAATAAAAAGCAGGGTGGATTTCCCGGACCCCGAAGGACCCATGACCGCCACGATTTCTCCGGGGTAAACCGTTAGATTGATGTCGCGGAGCACATAGATCAGATCGATCCCGTTGTCATAGGTTTTACACAGGTCGGCCACTCGAATCAAGGCGCCGTTACCCTGTGAGGCAGGGGCTAACTTATTCATAGCGAATGGCAGTTACCACTTCCATGCGGCTGGCTCGGAGGGAAGGATAGAGACCGGCTCCCACGCCAATCAAAACTGCGAACAGAAAAGCCAGGGTCACTCCGAATAAGAAAAGATCTTCCGGTGGGCGACTTCCGATAATATAACTCAAGACTTCCATCAAGATGCGCCCTAACCCGGCCCCCAAAAGGGCCGCCGCACCGCTCAAACAAAGGGCCTCGGAGAGGAATTGCGCCATAATGTCCCGATCTTCAGCCCCCATGGCCTTTTTTAACCCGATTTCCCGGGTACGGGAAGTCACCGCGGCCATCATGACGTTCCAGATGCCGACGCCTCCCAGAAGGAAAGTAGCGCCAGTCGCCAGGTAAATCAAAAACTCGATCCACCATGCCAGCTGCTGCACCCGTTTCAATGCTTCCCACGCCACTTCGACGTGAAGTTCTTCGGGTGATTGACAAGATTTCACGATGCCGGGAATCGCTGCCGCTACCGTGGCCACATCATCCCAGGTGTTGCAACGAACATAGGCGCGATCGGCCAGCAGCCTACCAGCCAACCGATCTTCGGCGGTGGTTATGGGGAGGATCACAGAGTTAGCCAAAGTGCTGTCGGTGACTCCTCCCAATACTCCTTCTATCAGGAAAATCTCCTGGTTAATCTCCAGCGTTTTCCCTCTGACATGGGTGTCACCGAAAATCCTCTTGGCCAGTTCCTCTCCTAAAACACACTCCCGTTTGCGCTCAGTCACGGCATCGAGGCCGAACAGTCTTCCTGTGAGTGGCCAGAAATTGCGAACCTGCCAAAAAGCCCCATCCACCGCAACGGCGCTGAAGCCAAATTTCTCGCCATGCCAGTTGGTTCGGGCAAACTTGGCGGAAGTCAACGTCAATTCTTTGACCCCATCCAGGCCTTTGAGGGCGGACATGGTCTGATCGCGAAACCATTGGGGCCGGTAAGACCGGGCATTATCGAAAGAAATTCTAATGATGTTGACCCCGCCAATCAGGTCTAGATTTTCATTAAAATTTCTCTTGACCTCCCGGGTCATGGTGACAATATTCAGAAACCCGGCAACGCCCAAGGCTATAGCCAGCACCACCCCCATATAGCGGCGGCGATGACGAACCACTTGGCGCACACTAACCCGCATGAGGTCATTAAGCCTCAAGAGACGCGACCTCCGACATTACAGTAATTACTCCCCCAGCATGCTGACTGCTGTGCCATTGGTACTGGGATAGGTAGTGGAAAAACCGCTCTCCTCCAGGAAAGAATCGCCATGTGTCAAGTCACAAGCCCGGATACGGTGTTTCTTAGCTAATTTTTCCAAGACATCCAGGACATAGCTAATCTGGCTTTCCTTGTGAGTGCTCATATAAGCGGTACGGATCACAGCTTGCCCACGGGGGACTGCGGGATAGATGGCAGGCAGAGCAAAAACGCCATGGTCAAACATATCGCGGGCGAATAGCGCCGCTTTTTCCTCTGCCCCGATGTAAATAGGAATAATGGGGGATTTAGAGTTCTTAGTGATCAGGCCGATCTCCCGGTATCCAGCGTGAACATTCCGAGTAATGTCCCAGAGGCGCGTGACCCGGTCCGGGTCCTCCTCCAGGATATCCAGACAGGCTATTACCGTCGCGGTATTGCTGGCCGGAAGCGCCGCAGAAAAAATGAGCGGCTTGGAATGGTGGCGCAGATACTCCAGCACGGCATCGTCATCCGCGGCAATGAAACCGCCGATGGACGCCAGGGCCTTGCTGAAAGTGCCCATGATAAAGTCAACTCCGGAGGTGAGCCCAAAATGATCGGCCGTCCCCCGTCCTCCGCGGCCCATCACCCCTAATCCATGGGCATCATCCAGATACACGAGCAAGTCTGTATGGTTCTTTTTCAAAGCCACTAACTCGTCCAGAGGTGCCAGGTCCCCCGACATACTGAACACCCCTTCAGTGACCAGAAACAAGCACCCGTTAGCGCTTTTTTGGCGGGCCGCCGCCAACTTGCGGGCCGCCGCCGCCGCATCGTTGTGAGCAAAGGGGATCAGCCGGGCGCGTGAGGCCTGGCACCCCTCAAAGATGCTGGCGTGATTTTCACGGTCGCAAACGATGATATCTTGGGGTGTCAACAAACAGGCTATGGACCCAAGATTGGTAGTAAAGCCGGTGGCGTGGACCACAGCTTTTTTCTTGCCCACAAAGGCGGCTAAACGATTCTCAAGGGTCTCGTGCAAGGTCAAGTTGCCGCATAGGAATCGGGATCCCCCGGGGCCACTGCCCCACCGACTCGCAGCCTTGGCGCCTGCTTCCATTACTCTGGGATCATGAGTAAATCCCAGGTAATCATTGGACCCAATCATAATCAGACGCCGGCCTGACACCTCCACTTCCGTGCCCCAAGATCGGTCTATGGGCCGGAAATAAGGGTAAAACCCTTGTTCCTTGGCGTCTTGGACCATAAGAGCAAAAGGTTGGCAGCGGTTTCTAAGTGTCATAAAGGTATTCTACCCCCTCCCCCTCCGGTAGGTTTACACCTTTTTATTGCTATCTTGAGAAAATGTCAATGGGATTTGTGTTCTTGAGCAGATAAGCTCCCCCATTCCCCCCATTACGGTTCCTATCCTACCACATTTGATCTCGTTTTTTGATAAAAAAAATCCCCTTTTTCAATATATCGGCAAATGTGAGAATTAAAATAGCTTTTTTTTAATTATCCATTATTTTTAGAAAAATATCCAGGGAAATCAAAGGCCTGGACTACGTCAATGGATTTTTATTATCTTAACGCTTTTTTTGCCCCTACCTCTGGCTTGGTTAATCACAAGGATACGACGCCAGACCGAGTCAATGGAGGAACCCGCTCTGCTTCAGATATGCATATTTAGACAGAATCGCAGCCTTATTGTTAGCAGCGGGCCGAATTTCTGGCTCGATTCCTTGCATCACCTGCCCATGCGATAAATTGCCCAGGGCAAATCCAGGGTTTGAGTTTGCCTAGGGGTTCTCCGGCTTGCCACTTAACAGCCTTTTTATCGCCTGCGCCTGCCCGGGGGTGATGGTGGGATGAGCCGTGGGGCAGAATTTGTTGAAGTCATCCGTCGTAAGGCCACCCCCTTCTCCGCCGTCACGGTTGAGCGCGGTGTAACATTTTTGGGCCGCTCGGCTTATTTCCAGATATTGGGCGGTCCACCGCGGCAGGCTCAAAATCTGTCCGCCTACCATCACTGCCAGGAGCATCCCCGCCAACGTATGCGCCCACCATTTTTTGGGAATCCGGGGGGCCAGCAGACGCCACGCCGTTCCCACCAGCAGCAGGGCGCCAATCAAGGTAAAGATACCGTAGCGGGCCACATAAGCCTGGCTGACGTGCCGCTGATAGCGGGTCAGCGAAATCAGGCAGAACGGCAGAAGATTAAGCAGAAGGGCCCAGAGAGCCAGGTGCCTTTCCGGCAACCCTCCCCAGCGCCAGATAGCCGCCAAACTTAACGTCAACAGGGTAGCGCCGGCGATGTAGGCCAGGATGGGAAAATGATAGTGACCCCAAAACAGATAAAAGAAAGGCGCGAGAAAGGCCCCGCAGAACATGTGCAATAAATAAGTAGGGCCAGGCAAGCCTGCAAATACCCCGCGGTTATGGCTGGTGGCGGCGGGCACCCCGGCAAAGTTGAGATAGCCTGCCATGAAAACGATATATACGGCGCCGACTACCCCGGTAACCATCCAAAAGGCGCGCCAGGAG
This window of the Desulfobaccales bacterium genome carries:
- a CDS encoding TolC family protein, producing MRQLFWKPRWLVVTIAGNGARSLNAMANPVATVRGHRHILPEFSPWIAVIIAKVCIVITVLLVAATGVITWCGPVLGAELKPDSQVLTSLKSLTFDDSVRIAINQSPAFTKSSVEIDIRRMDETDSRYGMVPPLTFRTLYYVNRPENTGSRPYSLSFSMDPYNPFGTYYSLQAQKLATQMAILGHLQGISKGIENLGRYYLNLDNFKRQKVYQKALISLNREILTFAENRLSIGTGTSLEAKVAQQELLLSQNELEQIDLSEKRTLAGLKLFLGLPPAAEFSPDLRDIRHQVLGNFNPATANLEQAKKSSYDIKVVDIQKKLQGYKILLAKAQVIPNLLFSTQTPDPLNATTGNGLYVAFGLEIPVWDGFKRIRNISRQKAVLKQVDAIKEEKENSLESKWLTETDVIQASSVALKIAQSREELARLKANQNEVRYQSGEVTLPVSLESRKQVIAAQKETLGANMGYDLAVLKLRELSGDLGNTYVDANSWQK
- a CDS encoding efflux RND transporter periplasmic adaptor subunit — translated: MSYAAEKAVAPPPPAPTPGESDIIFNGKLSCSLRRQVDLPFKGIITSLRVHSGQLVEAGQILATYQLAPESRLMIQQRLSPPQIPEMETKLAEVDRGLVPLKSKQQELSQLVQKQLAPAQSLAQSNREVQFAEKQKTTLQEKLQKDRELAQQDREILSRLLGSSVKSGQVPREVALKAPISGNIIWVNPEVRVNAELPPLPAAFQVGVMNPMLVRGQAFEIEALQIKVGDQAEVTLDSLPGRKFQAKVSRISWSPIASGTPSIDQPAYYEVELTVPNPDLALKEGLKARIVLHKSK
- a CDS encoding ABC transporter ATP-binding protein, with translation MNKLAPASQGNGALIRVADLCKTYDNGIDLIYVLRDINLTVYPGEIVAVMGPSGSGKSTLLFILGIFLFPSSGSYFLGGQDVFGLDRTAQAEFRRNRVGFVFQSCDLLENSTVFENLEFPLIYAGVERKDRPERIIAALERVNLGHRMHHSSNRLSGGERQRVAVARALVNQPQVILADEPTGQLDRTHGHQVMDHFGEIVSDGKTAMIVVTHDPEMAARCTRICSIRDGALYEQ
- a CDS encoding ABC transporter permease — protein: MRQVVRHRRRYMGVVLAIALGVAGFLNIVTMTREVKRNFNENLDLIGGVNIIRISFDNARSYRPQWFRDQTMSALKGLDGVKELTLTSAKFARTNWHGEKFGFSAVAVDGAFWQVRNFWPLTGRLFGLDAVTERKRECVLGEELAKRIFGDTHVRGKTLEINQEIFLIEGVLGGVTDSTLANSVILPITTAEDRLAGRLLADRAYVRCNTWDDVATVAAAIPGIVKSCQSPEELHVEVAWEALKRVQQLAWWIEFLIYLATGATFLLGGVGIWNVMMAAVTSRTREIGLKKAMGAEDRDIMAQFLSEALCLSGAAALLGAGLGRILMEVLSYIIGSRPPEDLFLFGVTLAFLFAVLIGVGAGLYPSLRASRMEVVTAIRYE
- a CDS encoding pyridoxal phosphate-dependent aminotransferase family protein; translation: MTLRNRCQPFALMVQDAKEQGFYPYFRPIDRSWGTEVEVSGRRLIMIGSNDYLGFTHDPRVMEAGAKAASRWGSGPGGSRFLCGNLTLHETLENRLAAFVGKKKAVVHATGFTTNLGSIACLLTPQDIIVCDRENHASIFEGCQASRARLIPFAHNDAAAAARKLAAARQKSANGCLFLVTEGVFSMSGDLAPLDELVALKKNHTDLLVYLDDAHGLGVMGRGGRGTADHFGLTSGVDFIMGTFSKALASIGGFIAADDDAVLEYLRHHSKPLIFSAALPASNTATVIACLDILEEDPDRVTRLWDITRNVHAGYREIGLITKNSKSPIIPIYIGAEEKAALFARDMFDHGVFALPAIYPAVPRGQAVIRTAYMSTHKESQISYVLDVLEKLAKKHRIRACDLTHGDSFLEESGFSTTYPSTNGTAVSMLGE